In Belonocnema kinseyi isolate 2016_QV_RU_SX_M_011 chromosome 4, B_treatae_v1, whole genome shotgun sequence, a single window of DNA contains:
- the LOC117171056 gene encoding uncharacterized protein LOC117171056, translating to MPLPTFDGTFDNWIKFRDSFEAIVNSRDIAKIDKFHFLNQALHGDAARVIQSLGISETNYDIAWKCLKDRYEDSGALIHHHTKDSDNWPISEVINLEIFPGIKRSCISDQVTLTNQDSTIFERFSSFVKLLRVLSYCFRIRNTLARPTTDFKIGFLTPQELKYTKHRLIKLAQAESFRTDIQCIEQKRELANSSKLKSLTPFLDEFGLLRVGGGLNNASLPFDKKHPIILPSDHLLTKLIIKDEYKRLMHAGCQSVVASLREQYWPLSCKSIVKTVLRKCVQCFRVKPVGTEYVMGNLPEGRVTPVRPFNSSGVDYAGPYLVKDRTRSRTNTKAYLCIFVCFVIKAVHLGLAIDLTTYGFLSCLQRFISRRGRPQNIYSDNGTNFVAARNELKELAKLLRDSKHQENVTNFSSREGINWHFIPSHAPHFGGLWESAVKSIKHHLKRVIGETQLTFSELYTVLTQVEACLNSRPLSPLSNDLNDLEPLTP from the exons ATGCCATTACCGACCTTTGATGGCACGTTCGACAACTGGATTAAATTTCGCGATTCCTTCGAAGCTATTGTTAACAGCAGAGATATTGCAAAGATtgacaaatttcattttctaaatcAGGCACTTCACGGGGATGCAGCCCGCGTAATTCAGTCTCTAGGTATTTCGGAAACAAATTATGACATCGCGTGGAAATGTCTAAAGGACCGATACGAGGACTCCGGTGCGCTTATTCACCATCATACAAAG GACTCTGATAATTGGCCCATTTCAGAAGTTATCAATCTTGAAATCTTTCCTGGAATTAAAAGAAGCTGCATTTCAGATCAAGTTACCCTCACGAAtcaagattcaaccatttttgaaCGTTTCTCGTCCTTTGTAAAATTACTCAGGGTACTCTCATATTGTTTTCGAATCCGCAATACTTTAGCCAGGCCGACTACCGATTTCAAGATAGGATTTCTCACACCCCAAGAATTAAAGTACACGAAACATCGACTGATTAAATTGGCACAGGCAGAATCTTTTCGCACTGATATTCAATGTATTGAACAAAAAAGGGAACTTGCGAACTCTAGCAAACTTAAATCACTCACACCGTTTCTTGATGAATTCGGTCTTCTCAGAGTGGGCGGAGGGCTTAACAACGcatctcttccttttgataaaaaacatccCATTATATTACCGTCGGATCACCTGTTAACGAAGTTAATTATAAAGGACGAATATAAACGATTAATGCACGCTGGATGTCAAAGCGTGGTAGCATCTCTGCGAGAACAGTACTGGCCACTTTCATGTAAAAGCATTGTCAAGACAGTACTTCGAAAATGCGTGCAATGTTTCCGAGTCAAGCCAGTAGGTACAGAATATGTTATGGGAAACTTACCTGAAGGACGAGTCACACCAGTTCGTCCATTTAACTCCAGTGGAGTCGATTATGCAGGGCCGTACCTTGTTAAAGATAGAACTCGAAGTCGAACAAATACGAAGGCATATTTATGTATATTTGTATGCTTTGTGATAAAGGCCGTTCATTTAGGGTTAGCGATAGATTTAACGACCTACGGATTCTTAAGTTGCCTTCAACGTTTTATATCTCGGCGTGGTCGTCCTCAAAACATATACTCAGATAACGGAACAAATTTTGTCGCCGCTCGGAACGAGCTTAAGGAACTTGCGAAATTATTACGTGACTCTAAACACCAAGAAAATGTAACCAATTTTTCATCTCGAGAGGGAATAAATTGGCATTTTATTCCATCCCATGCCCCACACTTTGGCGGGTTATGGGAAAGCGCTGTCAAATCTATAAAGCACCACTTGAAGCGAGTCATCGGTGAGACTCAACTAACATTTTCTGAATTGTACACAGTACTGACTCAAGTTGAAGCTTGCCTAAATTCTCGTCCTCTGTCACCCTTATCCAACGATCTCAATGACCTTGAACCCCTAACTCCCTGA